From Brassica rapa cultivar Chiifu-401-42 chromosome A06, CAAS_Brap_v3.01, whole genome shotgun sequence:
ATAGTCACAGTTTACAAAGGCCACCCCCACAAATAAAACAAACCGTCCCCATATTTGGGGAAACTATCAAAGCGACCCCTCACCAAACCCCTGCTTCAATTATTCACAGCTTTTAATGCTTACCATCTCCCTCCCTCCTTCCCTCCCATCAAAAAATCAAATTCTTAATAttctttaaaacataaaaagctATAAATAAACCTAGGGACCAAAATGGGCCTTTTGCTTGTTTGAATTAAATGAACACAATCTGTTAGTTCACCGGCAATCTTTTTAAGGATTAAATGTGAACATTCAAAAGCCTAAGGTTAATTATGATTAGTTGTAAAAACTCAAGGGGCTTAtaagaaaagttcataaaagTATCCTTCTTGGAGGGTTTTGTTTGAAGCAGAAGACCCGTTAATGGCGAAACCTGATCGGCTAGCTCGCTTCCTTGATTCAGGTATCCACGAATCCGAAGATTCTAAATGGTTCTTCTTAGACCCAGTTCGTATAATCAACCGTTCATACACTCGATTTAGGGTTTCACCTTGTGGTTACTACTCTCGTTGCTTCAACTCAAAGCATCTCAATCCACAACAACCAAACGAACTTACTAATACGAGAAAGCGTAAACGGAATAAGCAGAAAGACCCTAGCTTTCACCTTCCTAGCGCAGCAGAGCAAGCTTCTAATCTCCGCCATCAGGAGGCGAGTCTGTTTATATCCGAAGCGTATGAATCGCTTTTAGAGGAAACCGAGTTGCTGAGTTTAATAAAGGGTCTAAGtagtgatgatgatggtggtttGTTGAGGACCAAGTGTTGTGAGGATGAAGTCTCTTTTGTTGAGCTTGGAGGAGTGTGGCAAGCTCCTCTGTACGAGATAACACTGAGTTGTGACGATAACAAAGGTTTTGTCTTCCTCTATATCTTTATCTGAAAAACAATGAATTTGATAATGTGGTCTTAATTGGTTGCTGCTCAATAGAGAAGTGCAGTGAAGAGAGAGTGTTTAAGGTGTTCAATAATCTAGTAGTGAACGAGACAGAAGAAGACATTGATGCTGAGTTTTCCAACAGGAGATATATAATGCCTAGAAAGAGCTGCTTCTACATGGTTTGTGCTAATTTATGATTGCTCTCTAAagattgaatttttatttgacTAAGCTGATGTGTGATATGGTTCTTCTCGTGTTTTCATGTTGCCTTGAAGTCTGATTTACTGCACCTCCGAAACCTTGTTCCTGGTAACTATTGTGATTTATTGCTGCTTTAGAGTAAAGTCCCTTGTAGAACGATCAGTCATGACCATATCAGTAGGCGACTTTGAGCCTAGTTATGTATTTATCTTATTGACGTTATATGTGCAGCTAAATATGAAGAAGGCTTCAATCTTATAGTTATTGATCCGCCCTGGGAGAATGCAAGCGCTCATCAGAAGTCAAAGTTTGTTCTTCCTGCCTCTGTTATATAATATCGACTTGAGGAATAGATTGTTTATTGCATTTGAATGAGAGTTTATGGGACATGTTTTTTTTGGGTCTTGTTTTAGGTATCCGACTTTACCAAACAGATACTTCTTATCCCTCCCAGTCAAACAGCTTACTCATGCTGAAGGAGCTCTCGTGGCTTTATGGGTGACCAATAGAGAGAAATTACTTAACTTTGTTGAGAAAGAGCTATTCCCTGCGTGGGGAGTTAAGTACGCAGCTACTATGTATTGGTTAAAGGTTGATCCCAACTTGCACCTCTTGATTTCTGAGTTTGGGTACATGATTTGAACTTTTCTCACGTTGTCTATGTAAAAATGTTATAGGTGAAACCAGACGGTACAATGATTTGCGATCTGGACCTGGTCCATCATAAACCTTATGAATATCTAATACTAGGCTACCGCTTTACCGAGGTAAGTTAGTCAATTATTGTCTTTGTTACTTGGATAATCTGCAAACTGAGCTTCTGTTTCTATGTTACAGCTTGCAGAATCAAAACACAGGTCAGATTTTGAACTCTTGGATAAGAACAAAATAATCATAAGCATCCCTGGAGATTTTTCGAGGAAACCCCCAATTGGAGGTATATTTCTACATCTTTGTTTTACAATCTTCATCAAATTCAAGAGCTTAATGCAGTTTATTAAATATTAGCTGTACAAGTTCCCTGATTCTCCTTTTCACTTGGACTTTTGTGTAGAGATACTAAAGAAACATGTTCCCGGGTCTCAACCAGCTCGGTGTCTTGAGCTATTTGCTAGGGAAATGGCATCTGGATGGACCTCTTGGGGAAACGAACCGCTTCACTTCCAGGACTCGAGATACTTCTTGAAAGATTAATGGGTGCATTAACAAACATTTTTTAACCAGAAGAAGCCTGGCTTGGGCCAATTTTCATTGTGGGGATACAGTGAGGAGACCTTCGGCTAGCGCTAGAAGGTCTTGCCGACCGTTAAAATAAAGACGAAGCCTGAAAGAGCTACAGTTAGATTATTGTCTGAAAGAGTCAGAACTGTACCATCATTTTTCTTTTGACATCATTGTACCATCAATTTAGTAAAGCTAATTTTTTTCTCCTGTCATGGCAGATGTTTCAGAGAAAAATAAGATATCATCAGTAGAGTAAGATCACATACTGTATTAATATCACAATTTATTCGAATTtcaattctttttaaaatatacaccATGAATAACTAAAAGCAAAAGCGTGTAAATGAATTCAATAAATGTCTACTCGTTGGAAGATCATATCTGCTTTGATGGGTCAATGTGTGGGGCAAATCCACTATCCCATTTTCCTATTATGTTCAATGAACTAtacagttttttaaaaaacatgaaaattaaagaaaatcaaGACCAATGAATGGAAGGTCCACAACAATAATTCCAAGTATAGTTGATTGTCACAGCAATCAAATAATATGCTTACAAATATCAACGATATATATAATCCAACCATAAACGGTTTCAAGTTTGTCTTTGTAAATCAAATATTAAACCTGACATTAGCTTATGATATGGTAAATACGTTTGTACAAAATCAGAGATTAGCTTATGATAAGCAAATGTGGAACTATATATATGGAGGTAGTAGCtttccaaattttataaatatactcCATAACTACATAAGGGTTTAGTCTAAAGATGGCAGGCAGCTTAATCATCTAACAGAATCCAATTTGCATATTTTGTTTTCACAATATtatcaattaaaatttataaaattttgtgaGAAAGCAaacaaagtaaaaagaaaaagatagcAATCATTAGATAGCACATGATAATATTTACATACAGCACTAATCAGGACAAAAGTGagcatttcttttgtttttgtttcacaCTATAGGCTCTATAGTGAcaattaatttctaattataataaaaaatcactAAATATTATGAGGCttaaattaatttgttttctaataacatgTCCCAGAAACCAATCAGGTGGGGTGTTCCACGGTCATACTATCAAGGGACCCATTTCAATTAACCGGACCCCACATGtctctcctctcttctctttaTAATCTGGTCATTTTACACAGATCGAGAGAAACACACATAAACGTACTGCTTCAACTGATTCACTGCGCAAAACCACACCGTAAGTTACGTACGCCACAGGTAATTTCACCATTCGTCAAAAACTAGATAGACACGTGGCCAATTTACGTCAAAACACAATCATCcagttttttgctttttttaatttatttaataatggGAAAGATTCTTTGCATCATTCCAGCGAAGAGAGAAAAAGCGGCTTCCTCGTGAGCACTAACTCCTCTCACTCTTTCCGAAGGTGGttgagagaagaagatgacgtCTGACGGTGCGACGTCGAcgtcagcagcagcagcagcagcgtTGGCGACGAGGAGGAAGCCGTCGTGGAGAGAGAGGGAGAACAACAGGAGGAGGGAGAGGAGGAGAAGAGCCGTAGCTGCGAAGATCTATAACGGTCTTCGAGCTCAAGGTAACTACAATCTCCCAAAGCACTGCGACAACAACGAAGTCCTCAAGGCTCTTTGTTCCGAAGCTGGTTGGGTGGTTGAAGAAGACGGAACCACTTATCGCAAGGTATACCTATTAGATCTGACCTTATATATATGTCTGAAAGTTTCTAAAAATGGATCTAGTTACTATATTTAGATCTCTTCATTGGTTAAATTTTCTTTGACCGTCAGGGACATAAGCCTCTTCCTGGTGATATGGCTGGATCATCCTCTCGAGCCACTCCTTACTCCTCTTCTTATAACCAAAGTCCTTTCGAGAGTCCCATCCTTTCTTACCAAGTCAGTCCATCGTCGTCTTCATTCCCTAGCCCTTCTCGTGGCGACAACATCTCCACCATCTTCCCTTTCCTCAGGAACGGGGGGATCCCTTCGTCGCTTCCTCCTCTCAGAATCTCAAACAGTGCTCCCGTCACTCCACCTGTCTCTTCACCAACCTCTAAGCACCCCAAGCCGTTACCTACTTGGGAGTCTTTTACCAAACAGTCCATGGCCATTGCTGCTAAACAGTCAATGTCTTCTTTTAACTACCCGTTCTACGCGGTATCTGCGCCTGCGAGTCCCACTCATCATCGCCAGTTCAATGCTCCGGCTACTATACCTGAATGTGATGAGTCTGACGCCTCAACTGTTGATTCTGGTCATTGGATAAGCTTTCAGAAGTTCTCACAACAGCAACAGCCTTTCCATGGGGTGTCGTCTGCAGTGCCGGCTTCTCCTACTTTCAACCTAGTGAAACCACCAGTGCCTCAGCGGCTATCTCCAAACACTGCGGGAATCCAAGAGATTGGTCAAAGCTCGGAGTTTAAATTTGAGAACAGGCAAGTTACGCCGTGGGAAGGGGAGAGGATCCATGATGTGGCTATGGAGGATCTGGAGCTCACACTTGGAAACACCAAAGGTCGTTAGTTGATATATGAAGAACAAAAGGACCTGTTGTGGCATGTTGGAGTGTTAGTGTGTTGTTCAGTTCTTGGTTCTGGTTCTTGTACTAGAATCGATATTCATAGTACCAGTAAGAGTTTGTTTCACATTGCATTATTTTGTAGATAGACTGTGTAAGGTGTTATGTTTCTATTATGTATCATTCCTTTTAGAGTCTTGTAAgacattacaaatattttaatatgatttggCTTGAATTTGAGACATAGCTAAGGATGAAACAGAGAGAACAATGTGGAAGAAAAAGGATTCATCATGTAAAAAGAACAGAGTTGTAAAGAAAAAAGACTTGAGATTTTAGTCATAAGTTACacaaaattcataatacaaaaaaAGAAGGCAGATGACATGAAGCATTaaacatgaaaactataaaGGAAAAGTAAAATTAGAATCACGAAACGTCAAGAAACTGTGAAACTTTTGAGCCTACCCCTGCTTTTTCAGGTGAATGAATCATTCAGAACCATCAGGGAAGCTATCAAGTGCGTCTTGCTTACCGTTTACATAGAACTCAACGACAGCTTGCATTCTATTAAGCTTATCTGGATGGTAATTCACATGAACAATCACCGGCTTCACCTTCTTCTTCAGTTCCTGATCCTTCCTAACAGTCTTGAAAAGCACCTTACTGTTCATAAACTCATACATATCCATGACTCTCTTCGAAGCATGGAGCCCAATGTAGTCAGGATGCGAAGGATAAAACAACTCCTCATTAAAAACCGCTTGGTCCCATAGTTTAGCCTTGGAGAGCCTATCCGCTACACGATCCAGCAGCTCGATGGATGGAACCGTTGGTCTTAGATAGAAAAACCCGGAATTGAAAACCCATATCCTCATGGTGTGAGCATACCGAGCCCATCCCATGGCTGGCTCATCAAACACATCGTTGAATCCGTAAGCCGTCATGTTGCTATGCCCATCGCTCATCGACTCAACGTCAGAGTCTCTGTACAGATGCCTAAACGGGTTCTGCAAGAAGACAATGTCCACATCCGAGAGGAGAACGCCGTACCCGAGCTGCAAGAACTCTCTCAACACACGGAACTTAAGTCCAGAGACAGCGTGGTTACCTCCGGTTTTCCCGACCGTGTCCACGTCCTTGTCCGGATCCCTCTTGTAATAAGCAACATCGTTTGATTTACAGAAGTTCTCAATGTAATCGTCCAACGCAACGACAAGGTAGTTAGTGATACCCAATCTCTTCACGCTAGCGATCTGAACCTCTAGCATTGCTTTGACGTTAGAGTTTGCGAGAGCCACGATCACCTCTTTGTCGACAGCGATGTCCTCTAGAATCTTAGCTAGTCTCGGGTTTACGGATTCATCGGGGAGGATGGTTGGATTAGTTCTCAAACTCTTGACTGTTCCGAAAGGACCAGCCTTGATCTGTGGTCCTAAAGACAGAACTTGTTTTCTTGCATTGTCTGATCCTTGCTCAGCTAAACGCAGCTTCTCCGTTAGCTCCCTGATCTGTTTCTTCAGCTCAGCGTTCTTCTCAGAGAGAGATGCGAAGTCTGATTTCAGCATCTTGATCCGTGCGGGGGATTCACAAGAAGATGATCCAACCTGAAACAAAGAAAGTAATGAACTTTCACCAAGTCAACTACAACCTCAAACTAATCTCTAACAAACACAACATCAagagaaaagttttcatttttattacacAACACATTGCAACTTAAGACCTATAATGGGTGAGACTAGCGCAGGGGATTCTCAATTCAGGTCAAATCAATCTATGTAACTTGTTCTATACGTTTTAGGGCGCAAGATCGAGTACCTGGACGCGTTCATTAACTGTAAGAGACGAGCTCGAGTTGAAGAAGCCGTTGGGGAACAGAACGGCGCAAACGCAGCCGATGATGATACCGATGAGGATGGCGATCGCGATTCGAGATCCACGGAGCTGTTGGGTTCTGTCTCTACGACCAGCCATGGCCGTTGACTTTCTCTGATCCGGAGACGCAGAAGCTAAACTGAATGACGTGACTCCTTCTCTGATTTACCCAAACGAGAAAAGTTTGGAACAGTGTGCAGCTGGATCAGAGAATTTTTCAGACAAAGCCCTAGAAAATGTGGTTGTTTTCTTTCGGTGGGGTTTGAAGTTgttgagagaagaagagagagctTGATTGGCCTGTTCTGCGTAGACAACGACGACGACGATGAATCAGAGGCTGCTAAGTAGTGTTTCTCTACTTCACGGTGTAGATTTATTTCTCAAGTTCACTAGTTTCAAATGAAGGCTGGACCGTTCGATGAGATGACTTGATACATCTGACGGTCAACATAAGCAAAATATAAAACCTGTAAGTggtaattaattttatgaatattatgaatgaatgaaattaaaaaaaaaacaggatgCAAATGAATGGAATAAAGAAAGTCATagaattataaagaaaaaaaagaatttcatTCCATCTTATTGCATTTTATTTATGAGCTTTTTAGTCATAAATGTTTTATGACTATTTCATTTTATTCTATATGAATCATTAGAATGAGATTTGTCTTTTTATTCCATTTAAATggtagtgtttttttttttttgaaatctaGGGGAATAAATCCATTCTTTACAATTCTATTCTAAAAAttagtactccctccgttttttaatataagtcgttttacagctatgcacgtagattaagaaaactattaatttcttatattttctaaacaaaaatatcattaattatttacctaaccacaattcaaccaatagaaaaatagaaaatatattaccattggtcgtacaacattaattattaataaattttacatagaaaaacgaaaacgacatataatttggaacaaaaaaatttgtCTAAAACGAcctatattaaaaaacggagggagtaattcTCTTGTACCTAAAGAAAGATTTGAGAGAGATAGAAAAAAAAGCCTAAATAACTCCTCACATCTATAATCCACTTGCTAGCACGATCACACATGATAGACCAAACACTCAACGTGATTGAGATTAGCGTAAGCTGTCATGCCTTGAATCGCATCTTTACTACCAAACGTCTATCTTAGTGATCAAGAACGTGGTTTCAGCTGAAATTTTGGGTTGTGTGCATCACTTTGCAAAGAATTTAACATTATTCAAACATTTTGAAGAGAATGTCTGTAAAATTACAAAGGAAGGAATAACAAAAAGCTTTGAGAATTACAAAGTGTATTTTCTTTCTTACACGTCAAAATTCAAATGCAAAAAGTCACAGAGATTCTTTTTAACTCTCGTCGTCCATAACTTTGTTGTTACCATACAAACTATCTCTTCTATTACCAAACCCGCT
This genomic window contains:
- the LOC103872734 gene encoding arabinosyltransferase RRA3 translates to MAGRRDRTQQLRGSRIAIAILIGIIIGCVCAVLFPNGFFNSSSSLTVNERVQVGSSSCESPARIKMLKSDFASLSEKNAELKKQIRELTEKLRLAEQGSDNARKQVLSLGPQIKAGPFGTVKSLRTNPTILPDESVNPRLAKILEDIAVDKEVIVALANSNVKAMLEVQIASVKRLGITNYLVVALDDYIENFCKSNDVAYYKRDPDKDVDTVGKTGGNHAVSGLKFRVLREFLQLGYGVLLSDVDIVFLQNPFRHLYRDSDVESMSDGHSNMTAYGFNDVFDEPAMGWARYAHTMRIWVFNSGFFYLRPTVPSIELLDRVADRLSKAKLWDQAVFNEELFYPSHPDYIGLHASKRVMDMYEFMNSKVLFKTVRKDQELKKKVKPVIVHVNYHPDKLNRMQAVVEFYVNGKQDALDSFPDGSE
- the LOC103872732 gene encoding methyltransferase-like protein 2, which encodes MAKPDRLARFLDSGIHESEDSKWFFLDPVRIINRSYTRFRVSPCGYYSRCFNSKHLNPQQPNELTNTRKRKRNKQKDPSFHLPSAAEQASNLRHQEASLFISEAYESLLEETELLSLIKGLSSDDDGGLLRTKCCEDEVSFVELGGVWQAPLYEITLSCDDNKEKCSEERVFKVFNNLVVNETEEDIDAEFSNRRYIMPRKSCFYMSDLLHLRNLVPAKYEEGFNLIVIDPPWENASAHQKSKYPTLPNRYFLSLPVKQLTHAEGALVALWVTNREKLLNFVEKELFPAWGVKYAATMYWLKVKPDGTMICDLDLVHHKPYEYLILGYRFTELAESKHRSDFELLDKNKIIISIPGDFSRKPPIGEILKKHVPGSQPARCLELFAREMASGWTSWGNEPLHFQDSRYFLKD
- the LOC103872733 gene encoding protein BRASSINAZOLE-RESISTANT 2, which produces MTSDGATSTSAAAAAALATRRKPSWRERENNRRRERRRRAVAAKIYNGLRAQGNYNLPKHCDNNEVLKALCSEAGWVVEEDGTTYRKGHKPLPGDMAGSSSRATPYSSSYNQSPFESPILSYQVSPSSSSFPSPSRGDNISTIFPFLRNGGIPSSLPPLRISNSAPVTPPVSSPTSKHPKPLPTWESFTKQSMAIAAKQSMSSFNYPFYAVSAPASPTHHRQFNAPATIPECDESDASTVDSGHWISFQKFSQQQQPFHGVSSAVPASPTFNLVKPPVPQRLSPNTAGIQEIGQSSEFKFENRQVTPWEGERIHDVAMEDLELTLGNTKGR